Proteins encoded within one genomic window of Streptomyces rubradiris:
- a CDS encoding helix-turn-helix domain-containing protein, which yields MSRDHLQPAPTGSAEAPYLDLLARDASVEAFEQPVLRARAAAEPACRIAALEEARLLALRVRAELEGRRRREAELSALFETAHDLAGLRDVDAVLQAIVQRARSLLGTDVAYLSLNDPPRGDTYMRVTEGSVSARFQQLRLGMGEGLGGLVAQTARPYVTDDYFEDARFRHTHAIDAGVRDEGLVAILGVPLMLGPHVIGVLFAADRRARVFEREQIALLGSFAALAAAAIDTANLLTETRSALAGLERANEIIRDRSAVIERASEVHDRLAELVLRGGGVHDVAAAVSQVLDGTVTFTEADAAPAEALEASRAEGHAVRHGKDWIAAVAAGGELLGALVLRGHPGLDPVDQRTLERAAMVTSLLLLARRSAAEAEQRVRGELLDDLLDARDRDPRLLRERAGRLQADLDTTHVVLAARLDGPAADADEEATARRRLWSAASHLAATRRGLAAARDGGTVLLLPLGAGDTATEVARRTARHLGTAVRQPVTVGASAPVTGLARHPETVAAAYAEGRRCLDALRLLGRAGDGAAAEDFGFLGLLLAGDRDIAGFVERTIGPVVSYDERRGTELVRTLDAYFEGGMSPARTKDALHVHVNTVAQRLERVGRLLGPDWQTPARALEIQLALRLHRLATPPRH from the coding sequence ATGTCCCGCGATCACCTCCAGCCGGCACCCACCGGCAGCGCCGAGGCGCCGTACCTCGACCTGCTCGCCCGCGACGCCTCCGTGGAGGCCTTCGAGCAGCCCGTCCTGCGCGCCCGCGCCGCCGCCGAGCCGGCCTGCCGGATCGCCGCACTGGAAGAGGCCCGGCTGCTCGCCCTGCGCGTGCGCGCCGAACTGGAGGGCCGCAGGCGGCGCGAGGCGGAGCTCTCGGCGCTCTTCGAGACCGCCCACGACCTCGCCGGACTGCGCGACGTGGACGCCGTCCTCCAGGCGATCGTGCAACGCGCCCGCTCCCTGCTCGGCACGGACGTCGCCTACCTCAGCCTCAACGACCCGCCGCGCGGCGACACCTACATGAGGGTCACCGAGGGCTCCGTCTCCGCCCGCTTCCAGCAACTGCGCCTCGGCATGGGGGAGGGGCTCGGCGGCCTCGTCGCCCAGACCGCGCGGCCGTACGTCACCGACGACTACTTCGAGGACGCCCGCTTCCGGCACACCCACGCCATCGACGCCGGCGTCCGCGACGAGGGCCTGGTCGCCATCCTCGGCGTGCCCCTGATGCTCGGCCCGCACGTGATCGGCGTCCTGTTCGCCGCGGACCGGCGGGCGAGGGTCTTCGAACGCGAGCAGATCGCCCTGCTCGGCTCCTTCGCCGCGCTCGCGGCGGCGGCCATCGACACCGCCAACCTGCTCACCGAGACCCGCTCCGCCCTGGCCGGCCTGGAGCGCGCCAACGAGATCATCCGGGACCGCAGCGCCGTCATCGAGCGGGCGTCGGAGGTCCACGACCGGCTCGCCGAACTCGTCCTGCGCGGCGGCGGGGTGCACGACGTGGCCGCCGCCGTCTCCCAGGTCCTCGACGGCACCGTGACGTTCACCGAGGCCGACGCGGCACCGGCCGAGGCGCTGGAGGCGTCCCGTGCCGAGGGACACGCCGTGCGGCACGGCAAGGACTGGATCGCCGCCGTGGCCGCGGGCGGCGAACTCCTCGGCGCCCTGGTCCTGCGCGGCCACCCCGGCCTGGACCCGGTCGACCAGCGCACCCTGGAGCGCGCGGCGATGGTCACGTCCCTGCTGCTGCTCGCCCGCCGCTCCGCCGCCGAGGCCGAACAGCGGGTGCGCGGCGAGCTGCTGGACGACCTGCTCGACGCGCGCGACCGGGACCCGCGGCTGCTGCGCGAGCGCGCCGGGCGCCTCCAGGCGGACCTGGACACCACCCATGTCGTCCTCGCCGCCCGCCTCGACGGCCCGGCGGCCGACGCCGACGAGGAGGCGACGGCCCGCCGCCGGCTGTGGTCCGCCGCCTCCCACCTCGCCGCGACCCGGCGGGGGCTGGCCGCGGCCCGCGACGGCGGCACCGTCCTGCTGCTGCCGCTCGGCGCCGGCGACACCGCCACCGAAGTGGCCCGCCGCACCGCCCGCCACCTGGGCACCGCCGTCCGCCAGCCGGTCACGGTCGGTGCCTCCGCACCCGTCACCGGCCTCGCCCGGCACCCCGAGACCGTGGCCGCCGCCTATGCCGAGGGCCGCCGCTGCCTGGACGCGCTGCGCCTGCTGGGCCGGGCCGGGGACGGCGCGGCGGCCGAGGACTTCGGCTTCCTCGGCCTGCTCCTCGCGGGCGACCGGGACATCGCCGGCTTCGTCGAGCGGACCATCGGCCCGGTGGTGTCGTACGACGAGCGGCGCGGCACGGAACTGGTGCGCACCCTCGACGCCTACTTCGAGGGCGGGATGAGCCCGGCACGTACGAAGGACGCGCTGCACGTCCATGTGAACACGGTGGCCCAGCGGCTGGAGCGCGTGGGCCGCCTGCTGGGCCCGGACTGGCAGACCCCCGCCCGCGCCCTGGAGATCCAACTTGCCCTCAGACTGCACCGGTTGGCGACACCGCCCCGGCACTGA
- a CDS encoding 3-hydroxybutyrate dehydrogenase, whose protein sequence is MTSPTPLPGPEPRPHDLALDLGGRTALVTGAAGGIGRACALRLAAAGAEVRAVDRDAAGLDGLAREAERAGGLAGTVVPHVVDLTDLDAAERAAAGTDVLVNNAGLQLVRPIEEFPPDVFHTVLTVMLEAPFRLIRGALPHMYAQGWGRIVNVSSVHGLRASAFKAAYVAAKHGLEGLSKTAALEGAAHGVTSNCVNPAYVRTPLVEKQIADQARAHGIPEDRVVSEVLLKDSVLRRLIEPEEVAEAVAYLCSPQASFVTGTSLVLDGGWTAH, encoded by the coding sequence ATGACCTCGCCCACCCCGCTGCCCGGGCCCGAACCCCGACCCCATGACCTCGCCCTCGACCTCGGCGGCCGCACCGCGCTCGTCACCGGTGCCGCCGGCGGCATCGGCCGCGCCTGCGCGCTGCGGCTGGCCGCCGCCGGGGCCGAGGTGCGCGCCGTCGACCGGGACGCGGCCGGTCTGGACGGGCTGGCCCGGGAGGCGGAGCGGGCCGGCGGCCTCGCGGGCACCGTCGTACCGCACGTCGTGGACCTCACCGACCTGGACGCCGCCGAACGCGCCGCCGCCGGCACCGACGTGCTGGTCAACAACGCCGGGCTGCAACTGGTACGGCCCATCGAGGAGTTCCCGCCCGACGTGTTCCACACGGTGCTGACCGTGATGCTGGAGGCACCCTTCCGCCTCATCCGCGGCGCCCTCCCGCACATGTACGCGCAAGGCTGGGGCCGGATCGTGAACGTGTCCTCCGTCCATGGTCTGCGCGCCTCTGCCTTCAAGGCCGCCTATGTGGCCGCCAAACATGGTCTCGAAGGACTGTCCAAGACGGCCGCGCTGGAGGGCGCCGCCCATGGTGTGACCTCGAACTGTGTGAATCCCGCCTATGTGCGCACCCCACTGGTCGAGAAGCAGATCGCCGACCAGGCACGGGCGCACGGCATCCCCGAGGACCGGGTGGTGTCCGAGGTGCTGCTGAAGGACAGCGTCCTGCGGCGGCTCATCGAGCCGGAGGAGGTAGCCGAGGCCGTGGCCTACCTGTGCAGCCCGCAGGCGTCCTTCGTCACCGGCACCTCGCTCGTCCTGGACGGCGGGTGGACGGCCCACTGA
- a CDS encoding NUDIX hydrolase, producing MAIPEFLRTLRASAGRQLLWLPGVTAIVFDDEGRVLLGRRTDTRKWSVIGGIPDPGEQPAACAVREVYEETAVHCVAERIVLVQAVEPVTYPNGDICQYMDITIRCRAVGGEARVNDDESLEVGWFAVDALPGLDEFALFRIKQAMSEAPTWFDPMTAG from the coding sequence ATGGCTATTCCCGAATTCCTCCGTACGCTCAGGGCCTCCGCCGGCCGGCAGCTGCTGTGGCTCCCCGGTGTCACCGCGATCGTCTTCGACGACGAGGGCAGGGTGCTGCTCGGCAGACGGACCGACACGCGCAAGTGGTCGGTGATCGGCGGCATCCCGGACCCGGGCGAGCAGCCCGCGGCCTGCGCCGTGCGGGAGGTCTACGAGGAGACGGCGGTGCACTGCGTCGCCGAGCGGATCGTCCTGGTCCAGGCCGTGGAGCCGGTGACCTACCCCAACGGTGACATCTGCCAGTACATGGACATCACCATCCGCTGCCGGGCCGTGGGCGGCGAGGCCCGGGTCAACGACGACGAGTCGCTGGAAGTCGGCTGGTTCGCGGTGGACGCGCTGCCCGGACTGGACGAGTTCGCACTCTTCCGGATCAAGCAGGCCATGTCCGAGGCACCCACATGGTTTGACCCTATGACCGCCGGCTGA